A DNA window from Microcystis aeruginosa NIES-843 contains the following coding sequences:
- a CDS encoding DUF29 domain-containing protein → MTVILDLKTLYEIDDSLWLEETIELLKAKNFEALDLENLIEELEDLGNEKKFRVAGFLQQIIRHCLLLQFWTSEREYNQAHWRSEIINFKDELNTYLTTNLRNYLEHNLATIYEKALRYLRQKTDNKVNFPDTCPYSLEELLAPNWLPPYK, encoded by the coding sequence ATGACTGTTATTCTAGACTTAAAAACTCTCTACGAAATTGATGATTCTCTCTGGTTAGAAGAAACTATCGAACTGCTCAAGGCGAAAAATTTTGAAGCGCTAGACTTAGAAAACTTGATCGAGGAGTTAGAAGATTTGGGAAACGAGAAGAAGTTTCGTGTTGCTGGTTTTTTACAGCAAATTATTAGACATTGTTTATTATTACAATTTTGGACAAGTGAAAGAGAATATAATCAGGCTCATTGGCGTTCAGAAATTATCAATTTTAAAGATGAACTTAATACTTATTTGACGACTAATTTAAGAAATTATCTAGAACATAATTTGGCAACTATTTATGAAAAAGCCCTTCGCTATCTTCGTCAAAAAACCGATAATAAAGTCAACTTTCCTGATACTTGTCCCTACAGTTTAGAAGAACTGCTCGCTCCTAATTGGCTACCACCTTACAAATAA
- a CDS encoding Bax inhibitor-1/YccA family protein: protein MSNTSNFRQALREAKSQALIGPNVIPKALPYLGGGLILTAVGTYGGLGVIQSYPQIFFPTFFVALVAEIILFFVARNTAERGNTGTALPLLTLYSLLSGYTLSGIVYVALGTSGVGLRGVAIAALGCGIAFVLGRNIGSNLSEKDGLALTQTVSIGILALFIVIIGQLIFSIFGGATPTWLEIAISGIGVFLFAGSAVVDFYILPRTYRDEQYLSAALSMYLTYINLFIFILRLLIALNGRD from the coding sequence ATGAGTAATACCAGTAACTTTCGTCAAGCTTTACGCGAGGCTAAAAGCCAAGCTCTTATCGGCCCCAATGTTATCCCCAAGGCCCTGCCCTATCTCGGTGGCGGTCTAATTTTGACTGCGGTGGGAACCTATGGCGGTTTAGGTGTGATCCAATCCTATCCCCAGATTTTCTTCCCGACTTTCTTTGTCGCCCTGGTTGCCGAGATTATTTTATTTTTTGTCGCCCGTAATACTGCCGAAAGAGGCAATACAGGCACTGCTCTGCCCCTACTGACTCTCTATAGCCTTCTTTCTGGCTATACTCTCAGTGGAATCGTCTATGTGGCCTTAGGTACTTCCGGTGTCGGTTTGCGAGGAGTAGCAATTGCTGCCCTCGGTTGCGGCATTGCTTTTGTGTTGGGACGGAATATCGGCTCGAATCTGTCGGAAAAAGATGGTTTAGCCCTGACTCAAACCGTTAGCATCGGTATTCTCGCTCTATTTATTGTTATCATTGGTCAGCTAATTTTCTCTATCTTTGGTGGTGCTACTCCCACCTGGTTAGAAATCGCCATTTCTGGCATCGGGGTTTTCTTGTTTGCCGGCTCGGCAGTGGTGGACTTTTACATCTTGCCCCGTACCTACAGAGATGAGCAGTATCTCAGCGCTGCTTTATCGATGTATTTGACCTATATCAACCTATTTATCTTTATTCTGCGCCTTTTAATCGCTCTTAACGGTCGAGATTAG
- the radA gene encoding DNA repair protein RadA, which yields MAKSRTIYICSACGAESPQWLGKCPSCDTYGTLEEQVVAGGNNPAVNRPGWQNSRPNNGKGQRNPQPRISVRFSEITQYEQERFPSGYGEFDRVLGGGIVPGSLVLIGGDPGIGKSTLLLQVTNQLAQRLPRILYVSAEESGQQIKLRAARLGVGVVAVESENNGNGKEKKASESTAELDNHLYVLPETDLEEILRELESLRPQVAVIDSIQTLYFGALTSAPGSVAQVRECTSALMQVAKRENITLLIVGHVTKEGAIAGPRVLEHLVDTVLYFEGDRYASHRLLRSVKNRFGATHEIGIFEMVDHGLVEVENPSELFLGNRDEFSPGTATVVACEGTRPIVVELQALVSPTSYASPRRSTTGIEYNRLQQILAVLEKRVGIPLSKLDAYVASAGGLGVEEPAADLGVAIAVVASFRDRVVDPRTVLIGEVGLGGQVRLVSQMELRLKEAAKLGFKRAIVPRGQVYPEDVGLEIVPVGKVIEAIVAAIPPQQRFGEDIEDEEGEGQE from the coding sequence ATGGCGAAATCGCGAACAATATATATCTGTAGTGCTTGTGGGGCGGAATCTCCCCAATGGTTGGGAAAATGCCCCAGTTGTGACACCTACGGGACGCTAGAAGAACAAGTGGTAGCTGGTGGCAATAATCCGGCGGTAAATCGCCCAGGATGGCAAAATAGTCGCCCAAATAACGGCAAAGGGCAACGCAACCCCCAGCCGCGCATCTCGGTTCGCTTCTCGGAAATTACCCAGTATGAACAGGAACGTTTTCCCTCCGGTTACGGGGAATTTGATCGCGTTCTCGGTGGTGGCATCGTCCCCGGTTCTCTTGTACTAATCGGCGGCGATCCGGGCATCGGCAAATCGACGCTTTTACTGCAAGTCACCAACCAACTCGCCCAAAGATTACCGCGCATCCTCTACGTTTCCGCCGAAGAATCGGGACAACAGATTAAACTGCGGGCTGCCCGTTTGGGGGTGGGAGTGGTTGCCGTGGAGTCGGAAAATAACGGCAATGGCAAGGAGAAAAAAGCCTCTGAATCAACCGCAGAACTCGATAATCATCTCTACGTTCTGCCAGAAACAGATTTAGAGGAAATTTTGCGAGAATTAGAATCTCTACGCCCACAGGTGGCGGTAATTGACAGTATTCAAACTCTTTATTTTGGGGCGTTAACTTCCGCACCGGGATCTGTCGCCCAAGTTCGCGAATGTACCTCCGCCTTGATGCAGGTGGCAAAACGGGAGAATATTACTTTATTGATTGTCGGTCATGTTACTAAAGAAGGGGCGATCGCCGGTCCGCGAGTTTTGGAACATTTGGTCGATACGGTGTTATATTTTGAAGGCGATCGCTATGCCTCCCATCGTCTCTTAAGATCCGTGAAAAACCGTTTTGGGGCAACCCATGAGATCGGTATTTTCGAGATGGTGGATCACGGTTTGGTGGAAGTGGAAAACCCCTCAGAATTGTTTTTAGGCAATCGCGACGAATTTTCCCCTGGTACGGCGACGGTGGTAGCCTGTGAAGGTACACGCCCGATTGTGGTGGAGTTACAGGCATTAGTTAGCCCCACCAGCTACGCTTCCCCGCGAAGATCGACCACGGGCATAGAATACAACCGATTACAGCAAATTCTCGCCGTTTTAGAAAAGCGCGTCGGCATTCCTTTATCGAAATTAGATGCCTATGTTGCCTCCGCAGGAGGGTTGGGAGTGGAAGAACCGGCGGCGGATCTGGGAGTTGCGATCGCTGTTGTCGCCAGTTTTCGCGATCGAGTCGTGGATCCGCGCACAGTCTTAATCGGGGAAGTGGGATTAGGCGGACAAGTGCGCCTAGTGTCGCAAATGGAACTAAGATTAAAAGAAGCGGCTAAATTGGGCTTTAAACGGGCGATTGTCCCTAGAGGTCAAGTTTATCCCGAAGATGTGGGCTTAGAAATTGTTCCAGTCGGCAAGGTAATCGAGGCAATTGTCGCCGCAATCCCCCCCCAGCAGCGCTTTGGGGAAGATATAGAAGACGAGGAAGGGGAAGGGCAAGAATAA
- a CDS encoding Uma2 family endonuclease, translated as MTIAKSDETATSPALIEEDFEDFWEPPPPPTDLIFDDGEPLESNRHRIAMNVLIRSLQEGYGERDDFYTGGNMFIYFSREQAKNRDFRGPDFFAVLNVDGSRERQGWVIWEEEGRYPDVIVELTSPSTARTDKVRKKAIYERTFRTPDYFIYDPFDANSLQGWHLGADQRYHSLERNERGWLWCETLGYWLGTWEGTIDRETAIWARFYDSEGNLIPLPEEADQEQAAAAQEQLNATQQALEAERQRSQQLAARLREMGIDL; from the coding sequence ATGACGATTGCCAAAAGCGACGAAACTGCCACCTCTCCGGCACTGATAGAAGAAGATTTCGAGGACTTCTGGGAACCCCCCCCACCCCCCACAGACTTAATTTTTGATGATGGTGAACCCTTGGAAAGCAACCGACACCGCATTGCCATGAATGTGCTGATTCGCTCCCTACAGGAAGGTTACGGTGAGCGAGACGACTTCTACACGGGTGGCAATATGTTTATTTATTTCAGCCGCGAACAGGCGAAAAATCGCGATTTTCGCGGGCCTGATTTCTTCGCTGTCCTCAATGTCGATGGCAGCAGAGAGCGACAGGGTTGGGTAATTTGGGAAGAAGAGGGACGTTATCCTGACGTTATCGTGGAATTAACCTCTCCTAGTACCGCGAGAACCGATAAAGTGCGAAAAAAAGCCATTTATGAGCGAACCTTCCGCACGCCAGATTATTTCATCTACGATCCTTTTGATGCCAATTCTTTACAAGGATGGCATTTAGGAGCAGACCAACGCTACCATTCTTTAGAACGAAACGAGCGCGGCTGGTTATGGTGCGAAACCTTAGGCTATTGGTTGGGAACTTGGGAGGGGACTATTGACCGAGAAACGGCAATTTGGGCGAGATTTTATGACTCGGAAGGCAATTTAATCCCCTTGCCAGAAGAAGCGGACCAGGAGCAAGCGGCTGCGGCCCAGGAGCAATTAAATGCTACTCAGCAAGCTCTGGAGGCGGAAAGACAGCGTTCTCAACAGCTGGCGGCTCGTTTGCGAGAAATGGGGATAGACTTGTAG
- the rpaB gene encoding response regulator transcription factor RpaB translates to MENQKEKILVVDDEASIRRILETRLSMIGYEVVTAADGEEALETFRTAEPDLVVLDVMMPKLDGYGVCQELRKESDIPIIMLTALGDVADRITGLELGADDYVVKPFSPKELEARIRSVLRRVEKNGVPGIPSSGVIHIGSIKIDTNKRQVYKGDERIRLTGMEFSLLELLVSRSGEAFSRSEILQEVWGYTPERHVDTRVVDVHISRLRAKLEDDPSNPELILTARGTGYLFQRILEPDEE, encoded by the coding sequence TTGGAGAACCAGAAGGAAAAAATTCTCGTTGTTGATGATGAAGCCAGCATCCGTCGTATCTTAGAGACTCGTTTGTCGATGATTGGTTATGAAGTCGTCACCGCCGCCGACGGCGAGGAAGCTTTAGAAACCTTCCGCACCGCCGAACCCGATTTAGTGGTTTTGGATGTGATGATGCCGAAATTAGACGGTTACGGTGTCTGTCAGGAACTCCGCAAAGAATCGGATATTCCTATCATTATGTTAACGGCTTTGGGGGATGTGGCCGATCGAATTACCGGGCTAGAATTGGGTGCCGATGACTATGTAGTTAAACCTTTTTCTCCCAAAGAACTCGAAGCGCGGATTCGTTCGGTGTTGCGTCGGGTAGAGAAAAATGGCGTCCCGGGGATTCCCAGTTCTGGTGTGATTCATATCGGTTCAATTAAAATCGATACCAATAAACGCCAAGTTTATAAGGGGGATGAACGCATCCGTCTGACCGGTATGGAATTTAGTTTACTAGAATTATTGGTCAGTCGATCGGGAGAAGCTTTTTCGCGCTCGGAAATCCTTCAGGAAGTTTGGGGTTATACCCCCGAACGTCATGTGGATACGCGGGTGGTAGATGTGCATATTTCCCGTTTACGAGCCAAATTAGAGGATGATCCCAGCAATCCTGAGTTAATTCTCACCGCTAGAGGTACAGGCTATCTTTTTCAACGTATTCTAGAACCAGACGAGGAATAG
- the petP gene encoding cytochrome b6f subunit PetP, whose translation MEIGQKVKVCRLRDRVNSDVAGKLGKVGVIKNFKMTDGSGIGAVVQFDDKTATWFFEDELKLI comes from the coding sequence ATGGAAATCGGGCAAAAAGTCAAGGTCTGTCGCTTAAGAGACCGCGTTAACTCGGATGTAGCGGGTAAATTGGGTAAAGTGGGTGTCATCAAAAATTTTAAGATGACCGATGGCAGCGGTATTGGTGCTGTTGTCCAGTTCGATGATAAGACCGCTACTTGGTTTTTTGAGGATGAACTCAAACTCATCTAA
- a CDS encoding Get3/ArsA fold putative tail anchor-mediating ATPase NosAFP: protein MSLILTFLGKGGSGRSTIAIASAKKMAGLGSKVLLIGQDSGPAWGLLLKASPSSSITEIAPNLSVVQLSSTQLLEKSWEEVKELEKQYLRSPTLKNVYGQELGILPGMDQALALNFLREQDKSGNYDVIIYDGSGDINSLRMLGIPEVGGWYLRRFRQVFSDSEIGRTLSPFFQPIAAAVLNFSFNPDGLGKKADNNILDEGRSALADPRRVLAYLVTNDDPIAIAESKYLWGGAQQIGLNVGGVIFNRCQSATEDFAPLPAAILPDRQGEDWQELIAELPNFLTVQPPKPLIIDPAAGQVKVYLPGFEKKQVKLTQSGPELTIEAGDQRRNIDVPPPLTGGAVKGAKFQDGYLIISF, encoded by the coding sequence ATGTCCTTAATTTTGACCTTTTTGGGCAAGGGGGGCAGCGGTCGCAGTACGATAGCGATCGCTTCGGCGAAGAAAATGGCTGGTCTGGGGTCAAAAGTTCTCTTGATCGGTCAAGATTCCGGCCCTGCTTGGGGATTACTCCTCAAGGCCTCCCCTAGCTCCTCCATTACGGAAATTGCCCCCAATCTCTCGGTTGTGCAGCTTAGTAGTACACAGTTACTAGAAAAAAGTTGGGAAGAAGTCAAGGAATTAGAAAAGCAGTATTTGCGTTCTCCCACCTTGAAAAATGTTTATGGTCAAGAGTTGGGCATTTTACCCGGAATGGATCAAGCTCTAGCTTTAAATTTCCTGCGGGAACAGGATAAAAGCGGAAATTACGATGTCATCATCTACGACGGCAGCGGAGATATCAACAGTCTGAGAATGTTGGGGATTCCAGAGGTAGGTGGCTGGTATTTACGGCGTTTTCGGCAGGTTTTCAGTGATTCCGAGATTGGTCGCACCCTTTCTCCCTTTTTCCAACCGATTGCCGCTGCCGTGCTGAATTTCTCCTTTAATCCCGATGGTTTGGGGAAGAAGGCCGATAATAACATTTTAGACGAGGGACGTTCCGCTTTAGCCGATCCTCGGCGAGTTTTAGCCTATCTAGTCACCAATGATGATCCAATTGCGATCGCAGAGTCCAAATATCTTTGGGGTGGGGCGCAGCAAATCGGTTTAAATGTGGGGGGAGTGATTTTTAATCGCTGTCAGAGTGCCACGGAGGATTTTGCCCCGCTGCCGGCTGCGATTTTACCCGACCGTCAAGGAGAAGATTGGCAGGAGTTAATCGCCGAGTTACCCAATTTTCTCACGGTGCAGCCGCCCAAACCGTTAATAATCGATCCGGCAGCCGGTCAGGTCAAGGTTTATTTACCCGGATTCGAGAAAAAACAGGTAAAACTGACGCAATCGGGTCCAGAATTAACCATCGAAGCGGGAGATCAACGGCGTAATATTGATGTACCACCGCCTCTAACCGGAGGAGCGGTAAAAGGGGCAAAATTCCAAGACGGTTACTTAATTATTTCTTTTTAA
- a CDS encoding high light inducible protein, which yields MTEPQPTQTPKLEDPKFGFNDYAERLNGRAAMIGFVITLLIEYLTGQGLLSWLGLQ from the coding sequence ATGACTGAACCACAACCGACTCAAACCCCCAAATTAGAAGATCCCAAATTTGGCTTTAATGACTATGCCGAGCGCCTCAACGGTAGGGCTGCTATGATTGGTTTTGTGATCACCCTGTTGATCGAGTATCTAACTGGCCAAGGTCTGTTATCTTGGTTAGGGTTACAGTAG
- the chlG gene encoding chlorophyll synthase ChlG — protein sequence MSNTEIENKDDRAAKTRQLLGMKGASSAETSLWKIRLQLMKPITWIPLIWGVVCGAASSGNYTWSLEDVLKAATCMLLSGPLMTGYTQTLNDFYDREIDAINEPYRPIPSGAISIPQVVGQILVLLAGGLGIAYLLDRWAGHDFPIMLCLTLFGSFIAYIYSAPPLKLKQNGWLGNYALGASYIALPWWAGHALFGQLNWTIMILTLIYSLAGLGIAVVNDFKSVEGDEKLGLKSLPVMFGITTSAWICVIMIDVFQAGIAGYLISIHQNLYAAILLLLIIPQITFQDMYFLRDPLKNDVKYQASAQPFLVLGMLVTGLALGQGIL from the coding sequence ATGTCGAACACCGAGATAGAAAACAAGGACGATCGAGCGGCCAAAACTCGCCAATTATTGGGCATGAAAGGGGCCTCATCGGCAGAAACCTCCCTCTGGAAAATCCGCTTACAATTGATGAAGCCGATCACTTGGATTCCCCTGATTTGGGGGGTTGTCTGTGGGGCTGCTTCATCGGGGAATTATACTTGGTCTTTAGAAGATGTCTTAAAAGCGGCCACCTGTATGTTACTTTCCGGTCCATTGATGACCGGTTATACCCAAACTTTAAATGATTTTTACGATCGAGAAATCGATGCAATTAATGAACCCTATCGCCCGATTCCTTCGGGGGCAATTTCTATTCCGCAAGTAGTCGGCCAGATTTTGGTTTTATTAGCGGGTGGGTTAGGAATAGCCTATCTTCTCGATCGCTGGGCCGGTCATGATTTCCCGATCATGCTCTGTTTAACCCTATTTGGTTCTTTTATCGCCTATATTTATTCAGCGCCACCTTTAAAATTAAAACAAAATGGTTGGCTGGGAAATTATGCCCTCGGTGCTAGTTATATAGCATTACCTTGGTGGGCTGGTCACGCCCTTTTTGGTCAGTTAAATTGGACAATTATGATCCTAACCCTCATCTATAGTCTGGCGGGTTTAGGCATTGCTGTAGTTAACGACTTTAAAAGTGTGGAAGGTGACGAAAAATTAGGCTTAAAATCATTGCCAGTTATGTTTGGAATTACCACCTCGGCTTGGATTTGCGTGATTATGATCGATGTTTTTCAAGCAGGAATTGCGGGTTATCTGATTAGTATTCATCAGAATCTTTATGCCGCTATTTTACTGTTATTAATTATCCCTCAGATCACTTTCCAAGATATGTATTTTCTGCGGGATCCGCTCAAAAATGATGTCAAATATCAAGCCAGCGCCCAGCCTTTTCTAGTGTTAGGAATGTTGGTGACAGGTTTGGCTTTAGGTCAGGGGATACTCTGA
- a CDS encoding cofactor assembly of complex C subunit B has protein sequence MAQADPNRILRLLPLFAGIVGGTVLMFNRFATADLTPSQARSDVMGVILSGVLILVGLIWQRVQPRLPDAVELIGREGLEFAPDLPEPVKIELAWASHLLLTNTVTKSLIVYYRGEVLLRRGILRENSEVKVSNIIKRVLETGKAVYLVNLNLYPAKIEFDYLPENTQGLICQPIGKEGVLILAANAPRSYTKQDEIWIEGIADKLADTFSQF, from the coding sequence ATGGCACAAGCTGATCCCAATCGTATTTTAAGACTGTTACCCCTGTTCGCCGGCATCGTCGGGGGTACGGTATTAATGTTTAATCGTTTTGCCACTGCCGATTTAACCCCATCGCAAGCGCGTTCCGATGTGATGGGAGTGATTTTGAGTGGGGTTTTAATTTTGGTGGGTTTAATCTGGCAAAGAGTTCAACCCCGCTTACCGGATGCTGTGGAATTAATCGGGCGCGAAGGCCTGGAATTTGCCCCAGATTTGCCAGAACCGGTTAAAATTGAGCTTGCTTGGGCTTCCCATTTACTTTTAACTAACACCGTGACAAAATCTCTGATCGTTTATTATCGGGGAGAAGTTTTATTACGTCGCGGTATCCTAAGGGAGAATTCTGAAGTTAAAGTTAGTAATATTATCAAAAGAGTTTTAGAAACCGGTAAAGCCGTTTATTTAGTTAATTTAAATTTATATCCCGCTAAAATCGAGTTTGACTATTTGCCAGAAAACACCCAAGGCTTAATCTGTCAACCCATCGGTAAGGAAGGGGTGTTAATTTTGGCGGCAAATGCGCCGCGCAGTTATACTAAACAAGATGAAATTTGGATCGAGGGAATTGCTGATAAATTAGCCGACACTTTCAGTCAGTTTTAG
- a CDS encoding lysylphosphatidylglycerol synthase transmembrane domain-containing protein — MNKGKNEMLKKFLRWLIIGGTLFFVLSNLKNNWDNVTSVRIENHGWLFLFLALVTTVIAQIWAGWVWTWILKSYQQPIKTSTGIGIYMITNLGKYLPGNIGHFYARIVAINKAGSDWGTASLSVLLELLLLVCAALAIAVIGSGLGWMKSSSSLGIQILVLGLILISIHPKFLNYPLKILSQKKKIAQEPVYLTKYPLVPLLGETGFLLWRGAGFILAWMVLKMITPAQILPLLGTFSFAWLLGLVVPGAPGGLGVFEATVIALLDTENFPAANVLITVAIYRLISILSEVIAAGIGTKLVKDKAKFFG, encoded by the coding sequence ATGAATAAAGGAAAAAATGAAATGCTGAAAAAGTTTCTACGTTGGCTGATTATTGGGGGAACCTTATTTTTTGTTCTCAGTAACCTTAAAAATAACTGGGATAACGTCACCTCAGTTAGAATTGAAAATCATGGTTGGTTATTTCTTTTCTTGGCACTTGTAACCACCGTTATCGCTCAAATTTGGGCAGGATGGGTGTGGACATGGATACTCAAAAGCTATCAACAACCGATTAAAACCTCCACAGGAATTGGCATCTATATGATTACCAATTTAGGAAAATATCTACCCGGTAATATCGGCCACTTTTATGCTCGCATTGTGGCAATTAATAAAGCAGGAAGTGATTGGGGAACCGCTAGTTTAAGCGTTTTATTAGAACTTTTATTGCTGGTGTGTGCAGCCTTAGCCATAGCAGTTATTGGTAGTGGTTTAGGTTGGATGAAATCTAGCTCAAGTCTAGGGATACAGATATTAGTTTTAGGATTAATTTTAATCAGCATTCATCCCAAATTTTTAAATTATCCTCTGAAAATCCTTAGCCAAAAGAAAAAGATTGCTCAAGAACCTGTTTATCTAACTAAATATCCTCTCGTCCCTCTCTTGGGTGAAACTGGATTTTTATTGTGGCGCGGTGCGGGTTTTATTTTAGCTTGGATGGTGTTAAAAATGATTACCCCCGCTCAGATTTTACCACTCTTAGGAACCTTTAGTTTTGCTTGGTTATTGGGTTTAGTTGTCCCCGGAGCGCCGGGAGGATTAGGAGTTTTTGAAGCTACAGTGATCGCACTTTTAGACACAGAAAACTTTCCCGCCGCTAACGTACTTATCACCGTTGCTATCTATCGTTTAATTAGCATTCTCTCTGAGGTCATTGCCGCCGGAATCGGGACAAAATTAGTTAAAGATAAAGCCAAGTTTTTTGGTTAG
- a CDS encoding DUF29 domain-containing protein, whose translation MTVIPDLKTLYEIDDSLWLEETIELLKAKRFDALDLENLIEELEDLGNEKKFRVASLLEQIIRDCLLLQFWTSEREYNRSHWRSEIVNFKNQIDTYLTTNLRNYLTQELPRIYQKALNYVREKTDNQVSFPGECPYSLENLLDLDWFPPENE comes from the coding sequence ATGACTGTTATTCCCGACTTAAAAACTCTCTACGAGATTGATGATTCCCTCTGGTTGGAAGAAACTATCGAACTCTTAAAAGCGAAGAGATTTGACGCTTTAGACTTAGAAAACTTAATCGAGGAATTAGAAGACTTGGGAAACGAAAAAAAGTTTCGTGTTGCCAGTTTATTAGAGCAAATTATTAGAGATTGTTTATTATTACAATTTTGGACAAGTGAAAGAGAATATAATCGTAGTCATTGGCGTTCAGAAATCGTCAATTTCAAAAACCAGATCGACACTTATTTAACTACTAATCTCCGCAATTATCTCACTCAAGAATTACCTCGTATTTACCAGAAAGCTTTAAATTATGTTAGAGAAAAAACCGATAATCAAGTTAGTTTTCCTGGGGAATGTCCCTACAGTTTAGAAAATCTTCTTGATCTCGATTGGTTCCCCCCAGAAAATGAATAA
- a CDS encoding DUF29 domain-containing protein: MTVIPDLKTLYEIDDSLWLEETIELLKAKRFDALDLDNLIEELEDLGNEKKFRVASFLQQIIRHALLLQFWTREREYNQSHWESELVNFQDQLNTYLTASLRKYLEQEFDNIYQKAIRYVRKKTKNQVTFPNTCPYSLEELLDPNWLPPYE, translated from the coding sequence ATGACTGTTATTCCCGACTTAAAAACTCTCTACGAGATTGATGATTCCCTCTGGTTGGAAGAAACTATCGAACTCTTAAAAGCGAAAAGATTTGACGCTTTAGATTTAGATAATTTAATCGAGGAATTAGAAGACTTGGGTAACGAAAAAAAGTTTCGTGTTGCTAGTTTTTTACAGCAAATTATTCGTCATGCTTTGTTACTGCAATTTTGGACAAGGGAAAGAGAATATAATCAAAGTCATTGGGAATCAGAACTGGTAAATTTTCAAGATCAATTAAATACCTACCTAACGGCAAGTTTACGGAAATATTTAGAACAAGAATTTGATAATATTTATCAGAAGGCAATCCGTTATGTGAGAAAAAAGACAAAAAATCAAGTTACTTTCCCTAATACTTGTCCCTACAGTTTAGAAGAACTTCTCGATCCCAATTGGCTACCACCATACGAATAA
- a CDS encoding DUF29 domain-containing protein: MTVIPDLKTLYEIDDSLWLEETIELLKAKRFDALDLDNLIEELEDLGNEKKFRVASLLEQIIRHFLLLQFWTEARAYNQDHWELEIVNFQIQLKRRLTTNLRNYLQNELTNIYEDAVFLVRKKTKNKVTFPNTCPYSLEELLDPNWLPPYE; this comes from the coding sequence ATGACTGTTATTCCCGACTTAAAAACTCTCTACGAGATTGATGATTCCCTCTGGTTGGAAGAAACTATCGAACTCTTAAAAGCGAAAAGATTTGACGCTTTAGATTTAGATAATTTAATCGAGGAGTTAGAAGATTTGGGAAACGAAAAAAAGTTTCGTGTTGCCAGTTTATTAGAGCAAATTATTAGACATTTTTTACTCCTACAGTTTTGGACAGAGGCAAGAGCATATAATCAGGATCACTGGGAGTTAGAAATAGTCAACTTTCAAATTCAGCTAAAAAGACGCTTAACCACCAATCTCCGTAATTATTTACAAAATGAATTAACTAACATTTATGAAGATGCAGTTTTCTTGGTGCGGAAAAAGACAAAAAATAAAGTGACTTTCCCTAATACTTGTCCCTACAGTTTAGAAGAACTTCTCGATCCCAATTGGCTACCACCATACGAATAA
- a CDS encoding DUF29 domain-containing protein yields the protein MTVIPDLKTLYEIDDSLWLEETIELLKAKKFDALDLENLIEELEDLGNEKKFRVASFLQQIIRHCLLLQFWTSERKYNQAHWQAEIVSFQYQLKRYLTTNLRKYLEQEFEQIYFESVRYVRQKTDNKVNFPDICPYSLEELLDPNWLPPYE from the coding sequence ATGACTGTTATTCCCGACTTAAAAACTCTCTACGAAATTGATGATTCTCTCTGGTTAGAAGAAACCATTGAACTGCTCAAGGCGAAAAAATTTGACGCTTTAGATTTAGAAAACTTGATCGAGGAGTTAGAAGACTTGGGAAACGAGAAAAAGTTTCGTGTTGCTAGTTTTTTACAGCAAATTATTAGACATTGTTTATTATTACAATTTTGGACAAGTGAAAGAAAATATAATCAAGCTCATTGGCAAGCAGAGATAGTCAGTTTTCAATATCAGTTAAAGCGCTATTTAACTACAAATCTTCGTAAATATCTAGAACAGGAATTTGAGCAAATTTACTTTGAGTCCGTGCGATATGTTCGTCAAAAAACTGATAATAAAGTCAACTTTCCTGATATTTGTCCCTACAGTTTAGAAGAACTTCTCGATCCTAATTGGCTACCACCTTACGAATAA
- the petL gene encoding cytochrome b6-f complex subunit PetL, with translation MSVLAVAALAGYLIVFTGIALGLFFGLRSAKII, from the coding sequence ATGTCTGTGTTAGCTGTTGCTGCTTTGGCGGGTTATCTGATCGTTTTTACCGGAATTGCCCTCGGTCTCTTTTTCGGTCTGCGCTCCGCTAAAATTATCTAG